Proteins co-encoded in one Streptomyces diastaticus subsp. diastaticus genomic window:
- a CDS encoding SDR family NAD(P)-dependent oxidoreductase, with protein MTVAPEGQEFGPGIDPERLAVCLSVLDELDGLEIDHPDAITVRRATAGIYRTVKQRRRQERRAAKTAHDRAVTEATATGSAERIDDETQGLLPTASAEGTIAGVLQRPRSCYICKTRYVEVDVFYHQLCQSCAHENRERRDARTDLTGKRALLTGGRAKIGMYIALRLLRDGAHTTITTRFPNDAIRRFKAMPDSDEWIHRLKVVGIDLRDPAQVVALSDSLAAEGRLDILINNAAQTVRRSPQAYSELLGAESAPLPAGELPASEVIGGFGSGAVAALPGPRHGSLSAQDVTELALVTGSATPARIAAGTAIDAGGLVPDLHDSNSWVQTVDEVDAVELLEVQLCNSTAPFILISRLRPVMAAAAERAGRAYVVNVSAMEGVFGRGYKGAGHPHTNMAKAALNMLTRTSAQEMFDKDRILMTAVDTGWITDERPHPDKMRLAEEGFHAPLDLVDGAARVYDPVVRGEAGEDLYGVFLKDYAAGQW; from the coding sequence ATGACGGTGGCACCCGAGGGCCAGGAATTCGGCCCCGGCATCGACCCCGAACGTCTGGCCGTCTGCCTGTCGGTCCTGGACGAGCTGGACGGCCTGGAGATCGACCACCCCGACGCGATCACCGTGCGCCGCGCCACGGCCGGGATCTACCGGACGGTCAAGCAGCGCCGCCGCCAGGAGCGCAGGGCCGCCAAGACCGCCCACGACCGGGCGGTGACCGAGGCGACCGCGACCGGTTCGGCCGAGCGCATCGACGACGAGACGCAGGGGCTGCTGCCCACCGCCTCCGCCGAGGGCACCATCGCCGGCGTGCTCCAGCGCCCCCGTTCCTGCTACATCTGCAAGACCCGCTACGTCGAGGTCGACGTCTTCTACCACCAGCTCTGCCAGAGCTGCGCCCACGAGAACCGCGAGCGGCGCGACGCCCGCACGGACCTCACCGGAAAGCGGGCGCTGCTCACCGGTGGCCGGGCGAAGATCGGCATGTACATCGCGCTGCGCCTGCTGCGCGACGGCGCCCACACCACCATCACCACGCGCTTCCCCAACGACGCCATCCGCCGGTTCAAGGCGATGCCCGACAGCGACGAGTGGATCCACCGGCTCAAGGTCGTCGGCATCGACCTGCGCGATCCGGCCCAGGTGGTCGCCCTCAGCGACTCGCTGGCCGCCGAGGGCCGTCTCGACATCCTCATCAACAACGCCGCGCAGACCGTGCGCCGCTCCCCGCAGGCCTACAGCGAGCTGCTCGGGGCCGAGTCCGCGCCGCTGCCCGCGGGGGAGCTGCCCGCCTCGGAGGTCATCGGCGGTTTCGGGTCCGGCGCGGTCGCCGCTCTCCCCGGCCCGCGCCACGGCAGCCTGAGCGCCCAGGACGTCACCGAACTCGCCCTCGTCACCGGCTCGGCGACCCCGGCCCGGATCGCCGCGGGGACGGCCATCGACGCCGGGGGGCTCGTCCCCGACCTGCACGACTCCAACAGCTGGGTGCAGACCGTCGACGAGGTCGACGCGGTCGAACTGCTGGAGGTGCAGCTCTGCAACTCCACGGCGCCGTTCATCCTCATCAGCCGGCTCCGCCCGGTGATGGCCGCCGCGGCCGAGCGGGCGGGGCGGGCGTACGTCGTCAACGTCTCCGCCATGGAGGGCGTCTTCGGCCGGGGCTACAAGGGCGCCGGCCACCCGCACACGAACATGGCCAAGGCCGCGCTGAACATGCTGACCCGCACCAGCGCCCAGGAGATGTTCGACAAGGACCGCATCCTGATGACGGCCGTCGACACCGGCTGGATCACCGACGAACGCCCGCACCCGGACAAGATGCGGCTCGCCGAGGAGGGCTTCCACGCCCCGCTCGACCTCGTCGACGGCGCCGCCCGCGTCTACGACCCGGTGGTCCGTGGCGAGGCCGGCGAGGACCTGTACGGGGTCTTCCTCAAGGACTACGCCGCCGGGCAGTGGTGA
- a CDS encoding SpoIIE family protein phosphatase gives MADRGANEHSLPDDWPADPDPILALNRIGSFDWDLASGLMAMDGQALAVFDMRPDEYDDNPETLSPRIPREEGRRLDEIVAEALKEGAENYGAYFRMRLRDGALRWTHTQGYIRRDEEGRPVRIVGLIRDATQELNDTTARSRRIDRRRREAGIVQSTTDALAGARTLGDVVEVLQDPLALERLGAVGIALGLLEGGRVRLRAAGPALRFVSEAVPIRLDEPFPITEAIRTLTPRFIESRAEFDRRYPDITGHLWRSGIRSAAYLPLIAQGRAVGALAVLYGDDTRFGERARTLLIGLGSAIAQSVQRALFYEQEKDLAEGLQQAMLPRTIPAVPGAQIAVRYRSARAGRDVGGDWYDVIPLPGGHTGLVIGDVQGHDTHAAAVMGQLRIVLRAYAAEGHPPATVMARASAFLRELDTDRFVTCLYADADLTTGVLQVVRAGHLDPLVRAADGTCTRVPVPGGMPLGLSAEFGEAQYPVATVELDPGNTLILCTDGLVERPGDDLDDGFRALARLVREGPAEPDALADVLCADVDRRDGQDDVAILLMRRRAGATPAAGGRLRQHVAPEDPEALAGARHLIRAAVRSWGSGERADEIELAADEMITNALMHTEGSAVVTLRVLTGTDRRLRVEVEDTSSALPRRREAAEDGVSGRGLLLVDRLADGWGVEARGTGKSVWCEFVVPPGPATAGRGPYEERPGGG, from the coding sequence ATGGCTGACCGGGGCGCGAACGAGCATTCCCTCCCGGACGACTGGCCGGCGGACCCGGACCCGATCCTGGCCCTGAACCGCATCGGCAGCTTCGACTGGGACCTGGCCAGCGGCCTGATGGCGATGGACGGCCAGGCGCTGGCCGTGTTCGACATGCGCCCCGACGAGTACGACGACAACCCCGAGACCCTGTCCCCGCGGATCCCGCGGGAGGAGGGGCGGCGCCTGGACGAGATCGTCGCCGAGGCCCTCAAGGAGGGTGCGGAGAACTACGGTGCGTACTTCCGGATGCGGCTGCGTGACGGCGCGCTGCGCTGGACCCACACCCAGGGCTACATCCGCCGGGACGAGGAGGGCCGCCCGGTGCGCATCGTCGGGCTGATCCGCGACGCCACCCAGGAACTCAACGACACCACCGCCCGCAGCCGCCGTATCGACCGGCGCCGCCGCGAGGCGGGCATCGTCCAGTCCACCACCGACGCCCTGGCCGGCGCCCGCACGCTCGGCGACGTGGTCGAAGTCCTCCAGGACCCGCTCGCCCTGGAGCGCCTGGGCGCCGTCGGCATCGCCCTGGGCCTGCTCGAGGGCGGCCGTGTCCGGCTGCGGGCGGCCGGCCCGGCCCTCCGCTTCGTCTCCGAGGCCGTGCCGATCCGGCTGGACGAGCCGTTCCCGATCACCGAGGCGATCCGCACACTCACCCCCCGCTTCATCGAGAGCCGTGCCGAGTTCGACCGCCGCTACCCGGACATCACCGGGCACCTGTGGCGCAGCGGCATCCGTTCCGCCGCCTACCTGCCGCTCATCGCGCAGGGCCGCGCCGTCGGCGCCCTCGCCGTGCTGTACGGCGACGACACCCGGTTCGGGGAACGCGCCCGCACCCTCCTCATCGGCCTCGGCAGCGCCATCGCGCAGAGCGTCCAGCGCGCCCTCTTCTACGAGCAGGAGAAGGACCTCGCCGAGGGGCTCCAGCAGGCCATGCTCCCGCGCACCATCCCGGCGGTTCCCGGCGCGCAGATCGCCGTACGCTACCGCTCGGCCCGCGCCGGCCGGGACGTGGGCGGCGACTGGTACGACGTCATCCCGCTGCCCGGCGGCCACACCGGCCTGGTCATCGGTGACGTCCAGGGCCACGACACGCACGCCGCCGCGGTGATGGGGCAGCTGCGCATCGTGCTGCGCGCGTACGCGGCCGAGGGGCACCCGCCCGCCACCGTGATGGCCCGGGCCTCCGCCTTCCTCCGCGAACTGGACACCGACCGGTTCGTCACCTGCCTGTACGCCGACGCCGACCTCACCACCGGGGTCCTCCAGGTGGTCCGAGCGGGCCACCTCGACCCGCTCGTCCGCGCCGCCGACGGCACCTGCACCCGCGTCCCGGTGCCCGGCGGTATGCCCCTGGGCCTCTCCGCCGAGTTCGGTGAGGCCCAGTACCCGGTCGCCACCGTCGAACTCGACCCCGGGAACACCCTCATCCTCTGCACCGACGGCCTGGTCGAACGTCCCGGCGACGACCTGGACGACGGCTTCCGGGCCCTGGCCCGGCTGGTCCGCGAGGGGCCGGCCGAACCCGACGCCCTCGCCGACGTGCTCTGCGCCGACGTCGACCGGCGCGACGGCCAGGACGACGTCGCGATCCTGCTGATGCGCCGGCGCGCCGGCGCCACCCCGGCAGCCGGCGGGCGGCTGCGCCAGCATGTCGCACCGGAGGACCCGGAGGCGCTCGCCGGGGCCCGCCATCTCATCCGCGCCGCCGTCCGCTCGTGGGGCTCCGGCGAACGCGCCGACGAGATCGAACTCGCCGCCGACGAGATGATCACGAACGCGCTGATGCACACCGAGGGCTCCGCCGTCGTCACCCTGCGCGTCCTGACCGGCACCGACCGGCGGCTGCGGGTCGAGGTCGAGGACACCTCGAGCGCCCTGCCGCGGCGCCGGGAGGCAGCTGAGGACGGTGTGTCCGGCCGGGGCCTGCTCCTCGTCGACCGACTGGCCGACGGCTGGGGCGTCGAGGCGCGCGGCACCGGCAAGTCCGTGTGGTGCGAGTTCGTCGTCCCGCCCGGTCCGGCCACAGCCGGCCGCGGCCCGTACGAGGAGCGCCCCGGCGGCGGCTGA
- a CDS encoding Fpg/Nei family DNA glycosylase — translation MPELPEVEALRDFLSVHALGRRVERILPVAFHVLKTYDPPATDLAGHQVTAVDRYGKFLDLTAGPLHLVTHLARAGWLKWRDPVPAAPPRPGKGPLALRVVLDDGSGFDLTEAGTQKRLAVYVVRDPAEVPGIARLGPDPLAADFDRDRLAALLASERRLLKGALRDQSLIAGVGNAYSDEILHAARLSPFKNAGRLTDEEVTVLHEALRTTLTEAVERGRGVAAGHLKKEKKTNLRVHGKDGEPCPVCGDTIRSVNFADSSLQYCPTCQTGGKILADRRLSRLLK, via the coding sequence ATGCCGGAGCTGCCCGAAGTCGAAGCCCTGCGGGATTTCCTCTCCGTCCACGCCCTCGGCCGGAGGGTGGAACGGATCCTGCCGGTCGCCTTCCACGTCCTGAAGACCTACGACCCGCCCGCCACCGACCTGGCCGGGCATCAGGTCACCGCGGTCGACCGGTACGGCAAGTTCCTCGACCTGACCGCGGGCCCCCTCCACCTCGTGACCCACCTCGCGCGGGCCGGCTGGCTGAAGTGGCGGGACCCGGTGCCCGCGGCCCCGCCCCGGCCCGGCAAGGGCCCGCTGGCCCTGCGCGTGGTCCTGGACGACGGCTCCGGCTTCGACCTCACCGAGGCCGGCACGCAGAAACGCCTCGCCGTGTACGTCGTCCGCGATCCCGCCGAGGTCCCGGGCATCGCCCGGCTCGGCCCCGACCCGCTCGCCGCTGACTTCGACCGCGACCGGCTCGCCGCCCTCCTCGCCTCCGAGCGCCGCCTGCTCAAGGGGGCCCTGCGCGACCAGAGCCTGATCGCGGGCGTCGGCAACGCCTACAGCGACGAGATCCTGCACGCCGCCCGGCTCTCCCCGTTCAAGAACGCCGGACGCCTCACCGACGAGGAGGTCACCGTCCTGCACGAGGCGCTGCGCACCACCCTCACCGAAGCCGTCGAGCGCGGCCGGGGCGTCGCCGCGGGCCACCTCAAGAAGGAGAAGAAGACCAACCTGCGGGTCCACGGAAAGGACGGCGAACCCTGCCCCGTCTGCGGCGACACCATCCGCTCGGTCAACTTCGCCGATTCCTCCCTCCAGTACTGCCCCACCTGCCAGACCGGCGGCAAGATCCTCGCCGACCGCCGCCTGAGCCGCCTGCTGAAGTGA
- a CDS encoding LytR/AlgR family response regulator transcription factor, translating to MLRVLAVDDEEPALAELLYLLRADPRVGAAEGATDATEALRRITRAVEAGPDGDEAIDVLFLDIQMAGLTGLDVARLLAGFARPPLIVFVTAHEGFAVHAFDLKAVDYVLKPVRRERLSEAVRRVAEQAEALGHRRAAPPATTTPDTIPVELGGVTRLVAVQDIAYAEAQGDYARLHTQDASHLVRIPLTTLEERWQQHGFVRVHRRHLVALHRIDELRLDGGSMSVRVGDAELAVSRRHASRLRELLLRRSAS from the coding sequence ATGCTGCGCGTACTGGCTGTGGACGACGAGGAACCGGCACTGGCCGAACTGCTCTACCTGCTGCGCGCCGACCCCCGGGTGGGCGCCGCGGAAGGCGCCACCGACGCCACCGAGGCGCTGCGGCGCATCACCAGGGCCGTGGAGGCGGGCCCGGACGGCGACGAGGCCATCGACGTGCTCTTCCTCGACATCCAGATGGCGGGGCTCACCGGGCTCGACGTGGCCCGGCTGCTGGCCGGATTCGCCCGCCCGCCGCTCATCGTCTTCGTCACCGCCCACGAGGGCTTCGCCGTGCACGCCTTCGACCTCAAGGCCGTCGACTACGTCCTCAAGCCGGTCCGCCGCGAACGCCTCTCCGAGGCCGTCCGCCGCGTCGCCGAACAGGCCGAGGCGCTCGGACACCGCAGGGCGGCACCACCCGCGACCACCACCCCGGACACCATCCCGGTGGAACTCGGCGGCGTCACCCGGCTCGTCGCCGTCCAGGACATCGCCTACGCCGAGGCCCAGGGCGACTACGCCCGCCTGCACACCCAGGACGCCAGCCACCTGGTCCGCATTCCGCTGACCACCCTGGAGGAGCGCTGGCAGCAGCACGGCTTCGTCCGCGTCCACCGCCGTCACCTCGTCGCCCTGCACCGCATCGACGAACTGCGGCTCGACGGCGGCTCGATGAGCGTCCGCGTCGGTGACGCCGAACTCGCCGTCTCCCGCCGGCACGCGAGCCGGCTGCGCGAACTGCTCCTCAGGCGCTCCGCGAGCTGA
- a CDS encoding sodium/solute symporter — protein sequence MNPAYAIPAVAVVVLATVLIGGFGLRLSRTTSDFYVASRSVGPGLNAAAISGEYLSAASFLGVAGLLLVHGPDMLWYPVGYTAGYLVLLVFVAAPLRRSGAYTLPDFAEGRLESRQVRMLVSIFVVGAGWLYLVPQLQGAGLTLSLLTGAPRWLGGAVVAAVVILAVAAGGMRSITFVQAFQYWLKLTALLVPAFFLLIAWHRDGGAAPSFPDLPAALLGGAGADQPLATSRAAHPLYATYGLIVATVLGTMGLPHVVVRFYTSPHGRAARRTTLMVLTMVGFFYLLPPVYGWLGRLYAPALSQAHDADATVLLLPGLMVGGVGGDLLGALVAGGAFAAFLSTASGLTMAVAGVLTQDVLPSRGVRHFRFATVLAMAVPFAGTMLVSGVPVADAVGMAFAVSASAFCPLLVLGIWWRRLTPPGAAAGLLLGGGASLLAVGLTVAGVVRSGWLHTLLAWPAVWSVPVGFLAMVLVSLATPGSVPPHTSATMTRLHLPEALTVRRPPPPDAPGTPPARRSRVTGGGR from the coding sequence GTGAACCCGGCCTACGCCATACCCGCCGTCGCCGTCGTCGTCCTCGCCACCGTGCTGATCGGCGGCTTCGGCCTGCGCCTGTCCCGCACCACCTCCGACTTCTACGTCGCCTCCCGCAGCGTCGGCCCGGGCCTCAACGCCGCCGCCATCAGCGGCGAGTACCTCTCCGCCGCCTCCTTCCTCGGCGTCGCCGGACTGCTCCTCGTGCACGGCCCGGACATGCTCTGGTACCCGGTCGGCTACACCGCCGGCTACCTCGTCCTGCTGGTCTTCGTCGCCGCCCCGCTGCGCCGCTCCGGCGCCTACACGCTCCCCGACTTCGCCGAGGGCCGCCTGGAGTCACGCCAGGTGCGGATGCTGGTCTCGATCTTCGTGGTCGGCGCGGGCTGGCTCTACCTCGTCCCGCAACTCCAGGGCGCGGGGCTGACCCTCTCCCTGCTGACCGGTGCCCCCCGCTGGCTCGGCGGCGCCGTCGTGGCGGCCGTGGTCATCCTCGCCGTCGCCGCGGGCGGGATGCGCTCCATCACCTTCGTCCAGGCCTTCCAGTACTGGCTCAAACTCACCGCGCTGCTGGTCCCCGCCTTCTTCCTGCTGATCGCCTGGCACCGCGACGGTGGCGCCGCCCCCTCCTTCCCCGACCTCCCCGCCGCCCTGCTCGGCGGTGCCGGGGCCGACCAGCCGCTCGCGACCAGCCGCGCCGCCCACCCGCTCTACGCCACCTACGGACTGATCGTCGCCACCGTGCTCGGCACCATGGGCCTGCCGCACGTCGTCGTCCGCTTCTACACCAGCCCGCACGGCCGCGCCGCCCGCCGCACCACGCTCATGGTCCTCACCATGGTCGGCTTCTTCTACCTGCTGCCGCCCGTCTACGGCTGGCTCGGCCGCCTCTACGCCCCGGCCCTCAGCCAGGCCCACGACGCCGACGCCACCGTGCTGCTGCTCCCCGGCCTCATGGTCGGCGGTGTCGGCGGCGACCTCCTCGGCGCGCTGGTCGCCGGAGGCGCCTTCGCCGCCTTCCTCTCCACCGCCTCGGGCCTGACCATGGCCGTCGCCGGGGTCCTCACCCAGGACGTGCTGCCCTCCCGCGGTGTGCGCCACTTCCGGTTCGCCACCGTCCTCGCCATGGCGGTGCCGTTCGCCGGGACCATGCTGGTCAGCGGCGTACCCGTGGCGGACGCCGTCGGCATGGCGTTCGCCGTCTCGGCCTCCGCCTTCTGCCCTCTGCTCGTCCTCGGCATCTGGTGGCGCCGTCTCACCCCGCCCGGCGCCGCCGCCGGTCTGCTCCTCGGCGGCGGCGCGTCCCTGCTCGCCGTCGGCCTCACCGTCGCGGGCGTCGTCCGCTCCGGCTGGCTGCACACCCTGCTGGCCTGGCCCGCCGTCTGGTCGGTCCCGGTGGGCTTCCTCGCCATGGTCCTGGTCTCCCTCGCCACCCCCGGCAGCGTGCCCCCGCACACCAGCGCCACCATGACCCGCCTCCACCTCCCCGAGGCCCTCACCGTGCGCCGCCCGCCTCCGCCCGACGCCCCCGGCACACCGCCCGCGCGTCGCTCCCGCGTCACCGGAGGCGGCCGATGA
- a CDS encoding sensor histidine kinase produces MSSTAVLLALCPLLLAGGFLAGRRTAHPDGRSDLGTPVERATFETLHTASLAAPPLRAGLTEDSARKAARRLRSLLGTDALCLTNRSAVLTWHGTGEHHAKQVLDRLADVLDAGRSAAFDCGCRADDCPLRWAVAAPIVVDHRVLGALVAYAPRESAVLARATDEVARWVSVQLELAELDRSRTRLIEAEIKALRAQISPHFIFNSLAAIASFVRTDPTRARELLLEFADFTRYSFRRHGEFTTLADELHSIDQYLALVRARFGDRLSVTLQIAPEVLAVTLPFLCLQPLVENAVKHGLEGAVTRSRITISAQDAGAEAEVVIEDDGVGMDPGRLRALLRGEGGPSAGVGLLNVDERLRTVFGDAYGLVIETARGAGTRITVRIPKFRAGVHSSPPEAGDQGVPFGSSG; encoded by the coding sequence ATGAGCTCCACCGCCGTCCTGCTCGCACTCTGCCCGCTGCTGCTCGCCGGAGGCTTCCTGGCCGGCCGCCGCACCGCCCACCCGGACGGCCGCAGCGACCTCGGCACCCCCGTCGAACGCGCCACCTTCGAGACCCTGCACACCGCCTCCCTCGCCGCCCCGCCGCTGCGGGCCGGACTCACCGAGGACAGCGCCCGCAAGGCGGCCCGCAGACTGCGTTCCCTGCTGGGCACCGATGCCCTGTGCCTGACCAACCGGTCCGCCGTGCTCACCTGGCACGGCACCGGCGAACACCACGCCAAGCAGGTCCTCGACCGGCTCGCCGACGTGCTCGACGCGGGCCGCAGCGCCGCCTTCGACTGCGGCTGCCGTGCCGACGACTGCCCGCTGCGCTGGGCCGTCGCCGCCCCGATCGTCGTCGACCACCGGGTCCTGGGCGCCCTCGTGGCCTACGCGCCCCGTGAGTCGGCCGTACTGGCCCGCGCCACCGACGAGGTGGCCCGCTGGGTCTCGGTCCAGCTGGAACTGGCCGAGCTGGACCGTTCCCGCACCCGGCTCATCGAGGCCGAGATCAAGGCGTTGCGGGCGCAGATATCCCCGCACTTCATCTTCAACTCGCTGGCCGCCATCGCCTCGTTCGTCCGCACCGACCCGACCCGCGCCCGTGAACTCCTGCTGGAGTTCGCCGACTTCACCCGCTACTCGTTCCGCCGCCACGGAGAGTTCACCACCCTCGCCGACGAACTCCACTCCATCGACCAGTACCTCGCCCTGGTCCGTGCCCGCTTCGGCGACCGGCTCTCCGTCACCCTCCAGATCGCCCCCGAGGTACTCGCCGTCACCCTGCCCTTCCTCTGCCTCCAGCCGCTGGTGGAGAACGCCGTCAAACACGGCCTGGAGGGCGCGGTCACCCGCAGCCGCATCACCATCAGCGCCCAGGACGCCGGGGCGGAGGCGGAGGTCGTCATCGAGGACGACGGCGTCGGTATGGACCCCGGCCGCCTCCGCGCGCTCCTGCGCGGCGAGGGCGGGCCGTCGGCCGGCGTGGGCCTGCTCAACGTCGACGAACGCCTGCGTACCGTCTTCGGTGACGCCTACGGCCTGGTCATCGAGACGGCCCGAGGGGCCGGCACCCGCATCACGGTCCGCATCCCGAAGTTCCGCGCGGGGGTGCACTCGTCGCCCCCGGAAGCGGGGGACCAAGGGGTGCCTTTCGGGTCATCCGGCTGA
- a CDS encoding sigma-70 family RNA polymerase sigma factor — protein MTTVTHTTVEAPAARTHERELAALQHDHGGALFAYLLRLTDGDRQRAEDLVQETFVRVWQHPEALRSDYGSIRPWLFTVARRLAIDARRARRARPAEVGDAVLEHSRVAADHADRSAATLDVRQAVRTLSPEHRAVLHQVYFRGASVAEAAAVLGIPVGTVKSRAYYALRALRRVLPGYATDLR, from the coding sequence ATGACCACCGTGACCCACACCACTGTCGAGGCTCCGGCGGCGCGCACCCACGAGCGGGAGCTCGCGGCCCTCCAGCACGACCACGGCGGAGCCCTCTTCGCCTACCTCCTCCGCCTGACCGACGGCGACCGCCAGCGCGCGGAGGACCTCGTCCAGGAGACCTTCGTCCGCGTCTGGCAGCACCCCGAGGCGCTGCGGTCCGACTACGGCTCGATCCGGCCGTGGCTGTTCACCGTGGCCCGGCGCCTCGCCATCGACGCCCGCCGGGCCCGCCGCGCCCGCCCCGCCGAGGTGGGCGACGCCGTGCTGGAGCACTCCCGGGTGGCGGCCGACCACGCGGATCGCTCGGCCGCCACGCTGGACGTCCGCCAGGCCGTCCGCACCCTCAGCCCCGAACACCGGGCCGTCCTGCACCAGGTGTACTTCCGCGGCGCCAGCGTCGCCGAGGCCGCGGCGGTGCTCGGCATCCCCGTGGGCACCGTCAAGTCCCGCGCCTACTACGCGCTGCGGGCTCTGCGCAGGGTTTTGCCGGGATACGCCACCGACCTGCGCTGA
- a CDS encoding universal stress protein has translation MSSHQSSSFERGTDGPKVILAGLDGSAPSLRAAAYAAGLARRQRSLLAIVYVQPVVTAGTAMGMPVPAAPDGLAEDLMHEVRASAERLRDLYEVRWEFHTYHGDPYSGLVQAADELTADAVVVGASEQAGHRIVGSVAVRLVKAGRWPVTVVP, from the coding sequence GTGAGCAGCCACCAGTCGTCCTCGTTCGAACGCGGCACGGACGGGCCGAAGGTGATCCTCGCCGGCCTCGACGGGTCGGCGCCCTCCCTTCGGGCGGCGGCCTACGCGGCCGGTCTCGCGCGCCGCCAGCGCTCGCTGCTCGCCATCGTCTACGTGCAGCCGGTGGTCACCGCCGGAACGGCGATGGGCATGCCGGTCCCCGCCGCCCCGGACGGCCTGGCCGAGGACCTGATGCACGAGGTGCGCGCCTCGGCGGAACGGCTGCGCGACCTCTACGAGGTGCGCTGGGAATTCCACACCTACCACGGCGACCCGTACTCCGGTCTCGTCCAGGCGGCGGACGAGCTGACGGCGGACGCCGTGGTGGTGGGCGCCTCCGAGCAGGCCGGGCACCGCATCGTCGGTTCGGTGGCGGTCCGCCTGGTGAAGGCCGGCCGCTGGCCGGTGACGGTCGTCCCCTGA
- a CDS encoding polysaccharide deacetylase family protein, translating to MTNDAPLVPRRVLLRTAAVLGAAVTTRLLTAGPAAAPGGPAPSAGPPSAAGPSAATPVRPDHRLRPLAGHAAAEGRRRLPTPVRTRPVLRMPGAGHPMVLTFDDGPDPRYTPPILDLLRRHHVRATFFVCGEMAEHQGGLLRRMVDEGHVIGNHSWSHPLLTRASTAVVRAELERTSEAVERAVGQHPQWMRAPYGAWNRRVFRLGAELGMDAFAWTVDSLDWTEPGTRTIIDRVLNGAGPGVIVLAHDAGGDRSQTVTALRTYLPRLLADGHRFTVPVRGEV from the coding sequence ATGACGAACGACGCGCCCCTGGTCCCCCGAAGAGTCCTGCTGCGGACCGCCGCCGTGCTCGGCGCCGCCGTCACCACCCGCCTGCTCACCGCCGGCCCCGCGGCCGCGCCGGGCGGCCCGGCCCCGTCCGCCGGGCCGCCGTCCGCCGCGGGGCCGTCCGCCGCCACCCCCGTCCGCCCCGACCACCGCCTGCGTCCGCTCGCGGGCCACGCGGCCGCAGAAGGCCGCCGCCGCCTGCCGACCCCGGTCCGGACCCGGCCCGTGCTGCGGATGCCGGGGGCCGGCCATCCCATGGTGCTGACCTTCGACGACGGCCCCGACCCGCGCTACACGCCGCCCATCCTCGACCTGCTCCGCCGCCACCACGTACGGGCCACCTTCTTCGTCTGCGGGGAGATGGCCGAGCACCAGGGCGGACTGCTGCGGCGGATGGTCGACGAGGGCCACGTGATCGGCAACCACTCCTGGTCGCACCCGCTGCTCACCCGTGCCTCGACCGCCGTGGTCCGCGCCGAACTGGAGCGCACCAGCGAGGCCGTCGAGCGGGCCGTGGGGCAGCATCCGCAGTGGATGCGCGCTCCCTACGGCGCCTGGAACCGCCGGGTCTTCCGGCTCGGCGCCGAACTGGGCATGGACGCCTTCGCCTGGACGGTCGACTCGCTGGACTGGACGGAGCCCGGCACCCGCACCATCATCGACCGGGTGCTGAACGGAGCCGGCCCCGGCGTCATCGTGCTGGCCCACGACGCGGGCGGCGACCGCTCCCAGACGGTGACCGCGCTCCGCACCTACCTGCCCCGGCTGCTCGCCGACGGTCACCGCTTCACCGTGCCGGTGCGCGGCGAGGTCTGA
- a CDS encoding class F sortase: protein MPEPRPFDRIGPPSWPAPWGVLALLLLTGLALVRNGSGESGSPPPRPAPAAATAARSPAGPAAPAALPSSPAAWCTGSPALGGNGTSALVGRAHGDDGPAGSAGPAAGEKGGRTAAAPADGRAAVFAG, encoded by the coding sequence ATGCCCGAACCCCGGCCCTTCGACCGCATCGGGCCGCCGTCGTGGCCCGCGCCCTGGGGGGTGCTGGCGCTGTTGCTGCTGACCGGCCTGGCGCTGGTCCGCAACGGCTCCGGCGAGTCCGGCAGTCCGCCCCCGCGGCCCGCCCCGGCCGCGGCCACCGCCGCCCGCTCCCCCGCCGGCCCCGCGGCACCGGCTGCCTTGCCCTCCTCTCCGGCAGCGTGGTGCACCGGCTCCCCCGCCCTGGGCGGGAACGGCACGTCCGCGCTGGTCGGGCGCGCGCACGGAGACGACGGGCCGGCCGGCTCCGCCGGCCCGGCGGCAGGGGAGAAGGGCGGGCGGACGGCGGCGGCCCCCGCGGACGGGCGGGCCGCCGTCTTCGCCGGCTAG